A genomic stretch from Paenibacillus thermoaerophilus includes:
- a CDS encoding glycosyltransferase, with protein sequence MRIAIVHDLLTQMGGAERVLSVLHRMFPEAPVYTAASNNANMMESLRGADIRTTWMQRIPGIERHFKRLLPLYPMAIPQLDWTGYDIVISSSFMFAKGIRVPAGTFHYCYCHTPMRFAWDFDNYIEREPYSPLIKTALRGYVKYLRHWDAKTAGRVDKFVANSTVVKQRIRNCYGREAEVLFPPVDVDRFRLSPNTGDYYLVVSRLVPYKRIDLAVETFSKLGLPLYIVGDGPDRERLQSMAAPNVSFLGRLADKEVGKLMAECRGYVFPGEEDFGITPLEANAAGRPVIAYRAGGALDTVDPHVSGLYFEHQTADDLAQAVMEAEGRAWDPRAIRAHAEKFATGRFEAEFRASLERGYHEFRAKLAAGV encoded by the coding sequence ATGAGGATTGCAATCGTTCACGATCTGCTGACGCAGATGGGCGGGGCGGAACGCGTATTGTCCGTGCTGCACCGGATGTTCCCGGAAGCGCCGGTCTATACGGCGGCAAGCAACAACGCCAACATGATGGAATCGCTGAGGGGAGCCGATATCCGCACGACCTGGATGCAGCGCATACCGGGCATCGAACGCCATTTCAAACGGCTGCTCCCCTTGTATCCCATGGCGATCCCGCAATTGGACTGGACCGGATACGACATCGTCATCTCTTCCAGCTTCATGTTCGCGAAGGGCATCCGGGTTCCCGCGGGAACGTTCCATTACTGCTATTGCCATACGCCCATGCGGTTCGCCTGGGATTTCGACAACTACATCGAGCGGGAGCCGTACTCCCCCTTGATCAAAACGGCTCTCCGCGGGTACGTCAAATATTTGCGCCATTGGGATGCCAAAACGGCGGGCCGCGTGGACAAATTCGTCGCCAATTCGACGGTCGTGAAGCAGCGGATCCGCAACTGCTACGGCCGGGAGGCGGAAGTGCTGTTCCCGCCGGTCGATGTGGACCGGTTCCGGCTCTCCCCGAACACGGGGGATTACTACCTCGTCGTCTCGAGGCTCGTTCCCTACAAACGGATCGATCTGGCGGTCGAAACCTTCTCGAAGCTGGGGCTGCCGCTGTATATCGTAGGGGACGGACCGGACCGGGAGCGCCTGCAGAGCATGGCGGCCCCGAACGTATCGTTCCTCGGCCGTCTGGCGGACAAGGAGGTCGGCAAGCTGATGGCCGAGTGCCGGGGGTATGTTTTTCCGGGCGAAGAAGACTTCGGCATTACGCCGCTGGAGGCGAATGCGGCGGGCAGACCCGTGATCGCTTACCGGGCCGGAGGGGCGCTGGATACGGTCGATCCGCACGTCAGCGGACTGTACTTCGAACACCAGACAGCGGACGATCTCGCCCAAGCGGTGATGGAGGCGGAAGGCCGCGCATGGGACCCGCGGGCGATCCGTGCCCATGCGGAGAAGTTCGCGACCGGGCGGTTCGAGGCCGAGTTCCGCGCCAGCCTCGAACGCGGCTATCACGAGTTCAGGGCGAAGCTGGCTGCCGGCGTATGA
- a CDS encoding glycosyltransferase family 4 protein produces MYRVAYLDHTSRWSGGEIALYNLLVHLDDTIKPIVILAEDGPLAERLKDRGVDVRVLVLDEKVRNRNRNDLNWHLLTSAFKAFRYGRQIGRLLREERVACVHTNSLKAAFYGAVAARRAGVPLIWHIHDIIEAPYLRKIVARMIKLFVKVLPDGIIANSNATMSTLNLSRSPYPKQTIVYPSFAGYAGRKATRRPEGAKRPFVVLLAGRIGGWKGQHVLLEAAKSFIDDPNVEFWIAGDALFQEDLHYKEQLLRTIAIERLTNVKMLGHVDNVAELMDQADLLVHTSVIPEPFGQVIIEGMAAGLPVVAADAGGPREIVLHRETGLLIPSGQANLLREAIQWMVEHPEERNRMGERAMNRVKELFLIERTVNQIKAFYPEVIGSQ; encoded by the coding sequence ATGTACCGGGTAGCGTACTTGGATCATACGTCCCGTTGGAGCGGCGGGGAGATTGCTTTGTATAATCTGCTCGTTCATCTCGACGATACGATCAAGCCTATCGTGATCCTGGCGGAGGACGGGCCGCTGGCCGAGCGGTTGAAGGACAGAGGGGTGGATGTACGGGTTCTGGTCCTGGACGAAAAGGTCAGGAACCGGAACCGCAACGATCTGAACTGGCATCTGCTGACGTCCGCCTTCAAGGCGTTCCGGTACGGGAGGCAGATCGGCAGGCTGCTGCGGGAGGAACGGGTCGCCTGTGTACATACGAATTCCCTGAAGGCCGCTTTCTACGGGGCGGTCGCGGCCAGAAGAGCCGGGGTTCCCCTCATCTGGCATATCCACGACATTATCGAAGCGCCGTATTTGCGCAAGATCGTCGCGCGCATGATCAAGCTTTTCGTAAAAGTGCTGCCTGACGGGATCATCGCCAATTCGAACGCGACGATGTCGACGCTGAATTTGTCCCGTTCTCCGTACCCGAAGCAGACGATCGTGTACCCGTCCTTTGCCGGGTACGCCGGGCGCAAGGCGACCCGGAGGCCGGAAGGCGCGAAACGGCCGTTTGTCGTCTTGCTGGCGGGGCGCATCGGCGGCTGGAAGGGGCAGCATGTGCTGCTGGAAGCGGCCAAATCGTTTATCGACGATCCGAACGTGGAGTTCTGGATCGCGGGCGACGCGCTGTTCCAGGAGGATCTTCATTATAAAGAACAACTGCTGCGAACGATCGCGATCGAGAGGCTGACGAACGTCAAGATGCTGGGCCATGTGGACAATGTCGCCGAGCTGATGGACCAGGCCGACCTGCTCGTGCATACCTCGGTTATTCCCGAGCCGTTCGGTCAAGTCATCATCGAAGGGATGGCGGCCGGCTTGCCGGTTGTGGCCGCCGACGCCGGCGGACCGCGGGAAATCGTTCTTCACCGGGAGACCGGGCTGCTGATTCCGTCCGGCCAGGCCAACCTGCTGCGCGAAGCGATCCAATGGATGGTCGAGCACCCGGAGGAACGCAACCGAATGGGCGAGCGGGCGATGAACCGGGTGAAGGAGCTGTTCCTGATCGAACGCACGGTGAATCAGATCAAAGCGTTTTATCCCGAAGTGATCGGCAGCCAGTAA
- a CDS encoding O-antigen ligase family protein, protein MSPSKLKIRLASRLAAAPASAAAACAAGAVFTGFAVAVTPSANVIELLLLGFLLLPGLLLALADSRWLLPYGLAVWAVAPEVRRLYDWLTNTYHSMSLFTVVPLAVGCMLLIPTLGKVRDLTPDMIRGLCAMACALLYALAIGFARNGTASLYDTANTVVPMLAIPYAVFRRSDDSVFWTKAYAFTAAGVGLYGILQYFLVPPWDAFWMEHAGMTSIGKPEPLEIRVFSTLNSPGPAAFYLIYALAAAALLPAVRRFIGWAGMAAIALGLAATLVRSAWFVLVFVLAAALAGGKLPGRARGILVLLVSAAAVYGLLSVIPGGRQIVGRFETIGDLANDHSYNERVSFTGHVVNMVLSDPAGKGFGGVGLATKLKGGGALDESVGVFDSGIGHIFVTYGVPGAAAFFAAIGFWYRDIRARVRVSGGTGLFETLGGAVLLGSLANLLFAYSYGGAPGALIWFFVGMSLRRRGGEPHGRHG, encoded by the coding sequence ATGAGTCCGTCCAAGCTCAAAATCAGACTCGCCTCGCGGCTCGCAGCCGCGCCCGCTTCGGCCGCCGCCGCTTGCGCGGCTGGCGCGGTCTTCACCGGTTTTGCGGTGGCGGTTACGCCTTCCGCCAACGTGATTGAACTGCTGCTGCTCGGGTTTCTGCTTCTCCCGGGTCTGCTGCTTGCGCTTGCCGATTCCCGCTGGCTGCTGCCTTACGGATTGGCGGTGTGGGCTGTCGCGCCGGAGGTGCGGAGGCTGTACGATTGGCTGACGAATACGTACCACTCGATGTCGTTGTTCACGGTTGTGCCGCTTGCGGTCGGCTGCATGCTGCTGATCCCGACGCTTGGCAAAGTCAGAGACTTGACGCCGGATATGATCCGCGGCCTGTGCGCCATGGCCTGCGCGCTTCTGTACGCGCTCGCGATCGGATTCGCGCGGAACGGCACGGCGAGTCTGTACGACACGGCGAATACGGTTGTGCCGATGCTGGCGATTCCGTATGCCGTGTTCCGCAGGTCGGACGACAGCGTATTCTGGACGAAGGCCTACGCCTTTACGGCTGCGGGGGTCGGCTTGTACGGCATTCTGCAATATTTTCTGGTCCCTCCCTGGGACGCTTTCTGGATGGAGCATGCCGGCATGACGTCGATCGGCAAGCCGGAGCCGCTGGAAATCCGGGTATTCTCGACGCTGAATTCCCCGGGTCCCGCAGCCTTCTATCTGATATACGCATTGGCTGCGGCCGCGCTGCTTCCGGCCGTCCGGCGGTTTATCGGGTGGGCGGGCATGGCCGCTATCGCTTTGGGGCTGGCCGCCACGCTGGTTCGTTCGGCCTGGTTCGTGCTGGTATTCGTGCTGGCTGCGGCTCTGGCGGGCGGCAAGCTACCCGGCCGGGCGAGAGGCATTCTCGTGCTGCTGGTATCGGCCGCCGCCGTATACGGGCTGCTGTCGGTTATACCGGGAGGGCGGCAGATCGTCGGCCGGTTCGAGACGATCGGGGATTTGGCCAACGACCATTCCTATAACGAACGGGTCAGCTTCACCGGACATGTCGTGAACATGGTCCTCTCGGACCCGGCGGGAAAGGGATTCGGCGGAGTGGGGCTGGCCACCAAGCTGAAGGGAGGCGGTGCCCTGGACGAATCGGTGGGCGTGTTCGACAGCGGCATCGGCCATATTTTCGTCACGTACGGCGTTCCCGGCGCCGCGGCGTTTTTCGCTGCGATCGGCTTCTGGTACAGAGACATCCGGGCGCGGGTCAGGGTGTCCGGCGGCACAGGTTTGTTCGAGACGTTGGGCGGAGCGGTGCTGCTCGGTTCTTTGGCCAATCTGCTGTTCGCCTACTCTTACGGCGGAGCGCCGGGGGCTCTCATCTGGTTTTTTGTCGGCATGTCGTTAAGGAGAAGAGGAGGAGAACCGCATGGACGTCATGGTTGA
- a CDS encoding glycosyltransferase family 2 protein, whose amino-acid sequence MDVMVDRSGSPRPDGSEEGGRKKLSVAIIAQNEQERIVKAIESCRSFADEIVVVDGGSTDRTAEIAAACGCSVYHNPWPGYAKQRNFAAGKARHDWILMLDTDEFPDEELIRSIHLWKLDAGAREDAYRLYRIGNFMGKWLDRGEYLVRLYDRRRISVVDTPVHEAPDVGGRPVGTLPGILWHDGFRSIEDHVIRFNRYTNLEAEKAFAAGKPFRLYRLLARPSLRFVQKYFVQGLFRKGLAGLTIAVLWSYYEYLAQIKHYEKRRLSAGGRTPAQHTGAPERATPVSM is encoded by the coding sequence ATGGACGTCATGGTTGACCGGTCCGGTTCGCCCCGGCCGGACGGCTCGGAGGAGGGCGGGAGGAAGAAGCTGTCCGTCGCCATCATCGCGCAGAACGAGCAGGAACGGATCGTGAAGGCGATCGAGTCCTGCCGGTCGTTCGCAGACGAGATCGTGGTGGTGGACGGGGGAAGCACGGACCGTACCGCCGAGATCGCAGCGGCCTGCGGCTGCAGCGTCTATCATAATCCGTGGCCCGGGTATGCGAAGCAGCGCAACTTTGCCGCCGGGAAGGCGCGCCACGACTGGATCTTGATGCTGGATACGGACGAGTTCCCGGACGAGGAGCTGATCCGGTCGATTCATTTGTGGAAGCTGGACGCGGGCGCCAGGGAAGACGCTTACCGCCTGTACCGGATCGGCAATTTTATGGGGAAATGGCTGGATCGCGGCGAATATCTGGTGCGGCTGTACGACAGACGCAGGATCAGCGTCGTCGATACGCCCGTTCACGAAGCCCCGGACGTAGGCGGCAGGCCGGTCGGAACGCTGCCCGGCATCCTGTGGCACGACGGGTTCCGCAGCATCGAGGATCATGTGATCCGCTTCAACCGTTATACGAATCTGGAAGCGGAGAAAGCGTTCGCCGCGGGCAAGCCCTTCCGCTTGTACCGGCTGCTGGCCAGGCCGTCGCTGCGGTTCGTTCAGAAATACTTCGTCCAGGGATTGTTCCGGAAAGGTCTTGCGGGACTGACGATTGCGGTGCTCTGGTCGTATTACGAATATCTCGCCCAGATCAAGCATTATGAGAAACGCCGCTTGAGCGCCGGCGGCCGGACGCCCGCCCAACATACCGGCGCGCCGGAACGCGCGACGCCGGTATCCATGTAA
- a CDS encoding glycosyltransferase family 4 protein, with product MKDLRILAVGMGWPTQQPGGLNTYFRAVCTELAAAYEIRGLICCRGEVEPPGGVELYRAERPDAHMFKRQWAFRREAARLMDDPDRPVDLLYAHFSPYSLGPALEARKRNIPVVMTFHGPLAQEVGVEGGGWKKRLLRLYYEQVEKSAYRLADRFVVLSRSFSRILQESYGVPAGKITIVPGATDIDRYKPHENRPEVRRQLGIDPDRPVVLTVRRLMRRMGLLELVEGWESVVRRVPDAQLLIGGKGPLRDDLQREIDSRGLSGSVRLLGYIPEEKLASYYQAADLFVVPTQYLEGFGLITAEAMACGTPVAATRVGGSAEILQPFAPRMLFADKTAEAIGEGLADLLSNRQQWPTPEQCRSYVLSRYTWSHVGHRLKRVFDEVCESENRSVEELIAK from the coding sequence ATGAAGGACCTTCGCATTTTGGCCGTCGGCATGGGGTGGCCGACGCAGCAGCCCGGCGGGCTTAATACATACTTTCGGGCGGTCTGTACGGAACTGGCCGCCGCCTACGAGATTCGCGGTTTGATCTGCTGCCGAGGGGAAGTCGAGCCTCCCGGAGGGGTGGAGCTGTATCGCGCGGAACGGCCGGACGCTCACATGTTCAAGCGCCAATGGGCGTTTCGCCGGGAAGCAGCCCGGCTTATGGACGATCCGGACCGGCCCGTGGACCTGCTGTACGCGCATTTCTCCCCTTACTCGCTGGGGCCGGCCTTGGAAGCCCGCAAGCGCAATATTCCGGTCGTCATGACGTTCCACGGCCCTCTGGCCCAGGAAGTCGGGGTGGAAGGAGGCGGATGGAAGAAACGCCTATTGCGGCTTTATTACGAGCAGGTGGAAAAGTCGGCCTACAGGCTGGCGGATCGGTTCGTTGTGCTGAGCCGGAGCTTCTCCCGGATTTTGCAGGAATCCTACGGGGTGCCCGCCGGTAAAATCACCATCGTGCCGGGAGCGACGGACATCGACCGGTACAAGCCGCACGAAAACCGGCCGGAGGTGCGCCGGCAGCTCGGAATCGATCCGGACCGGCCGGTCGTGCTGACCGTCCGGCGGCTCATGCGCAGGATGGGGCTGCTGGAGCTTGTCGAGGGGTGGGAGTCGGTTGTTCGGCGGGTGCCGGACGCCCAACTCCTGATCGGCGGGAAGGGGCCGCTTCGCGACGACCTGCAGCGGGAGATCGACTCCAGAGGATTGTCCGGCAGCGTCAGGCTGCTCGGTTATATTCCGGAGGAAAAGCTCGCTTCCTATTATCAGGCGGCCGATTTGTTCGTCGTGCCGACCCAGTATCTGGAGGGCTTCGGGCTGATCACGGCGGAAGCGATGGCGTGCGGCACTCCCGTGGCCGCTACGCGGGTGGGCGGAAGCGCCGAGATTCTGCAGCCGTTCGCTCCCCGAATGCTGTTCGCCGACAAGACGGCGGAGGCGATCGGCGAAGGGCTCGCCGACTTGCTGAGCAACCGGCAGCAGTGGCCGACGCCGGAGCAGTGCCGCTCGTACGTCCTCTCCCGGTACACCTGGAGCCATGTGGGCCATCGGCTGAAGCGGGTGTTCGACGAGGTATGCGAAAGCGAAAACCGATCGGTCGAGGAGTTGATCGCCAAATGA
- a CDS encoding glycosyltransferase family 4 protein → MFRVAYLDHTAKWSGGEIALFNLLTNLDKSVQPLVILAEEGTLADKLRERGIEVRIIWLDERTRYRNRNNVDFALLLSGINVFRHGLKLARILKEEQVVCVHTNSLKSAFYGGVAAKLARLPLVWHIRDQIASPYLRPVVARFIRLLAKMIPNGIIANSHSTMSTLDLPKRRSRHALVAYSSYDGPIGAREEKHNMERFAVLLVGRLDEWKGQHVLLEAAKSFLGDPRVQFWIAGDALFGNTVYKEKLERKIREESLTNVKLLGHVDPVRSVLQKADLLIHTSIIPEPFGQVIVEGMANGLPVIATDMGGPREIVLNGETGMLIEPGDPGALARAIRWMLEHPEERRRMGKLAMERVRDHFRIETTVKKILEFYPNIIVNKKAH, encoded by the coding sequence ATGTTCAGGGTTGCGTATCTGGATCACACGGCCAAGTGGAGCGGAGGAGAAATCGCGCTGTTCAATCTGCTGACCAATCTCGATAAAAGCGTGCAGCCGCTGGTCATTCTGGCCGAGGAAGGGACGTTGGCCGACAAGCTGAGAGAGCGCGGCATCGAGGTCCGGATCATCTGGCTGGACGAGAGGACGCGGTACCGCAACCGCAACAACGTGGATTTCGCGCTGCTGCTGTCCGGCATCAACGTATTCAGGCACGGCTTGAAGCTGGCGCGCATCCTGAAAGAAGAGCAGGTCGTATGCGTACATACGAATTCGCTCAAATCGGCCTTCTACGGAGGCGTCGCGGCCAAGCTGGCCCGCCTGCCGCTGGTCTGGCATATCCGCGATCAGATCGCCTCTCCTTATCTGCGGCCGGTCGTGGCCCGGTTTATCCGGCTGCTGGCGAAAATGATTCCGAACGGAATCATCGCGAACTCCCATTCCACCATGTCCACTCTCGACTTGCCGAAGCGCCGCAGCCGGCACGCGCTCGTCGCCTATTCGTCCTACGACGGGCCGATCGGCGCGCGCGAAGAGAAGCACAACATGGAGCGGTTTGCGGTTTTGCTGGTGGGCCGGCTCGACGAATGGAAGGGCCAGCACGTGCTGCTGGAGGCGGCCAAGTCGTTCCTCGGCGACCCGCGCGTGCAGTTCTGGATCGCGGGCGACGCGCTGTTCGGCAATACCGTGTACAAAGAGAAACTGGAGAGGAAGATCCGGGAGGAGTCGCTGACGAACGTCAAGCTGCTGGGTCATGTGGACCCGGTTCGCAGCGTGCTCCAGAAGGCCGATTTGCTGATTCACACCTCGATCATCCCCGAGCCGTTCGGGCAAGTGATCGTGGAAGGCATGGCGAACGGACTCCCGGTCATCGCGACGGATATGGGGGGGCCGCGGGAAATCGTGCTGAACGGCGAGACGGGAATGTTGATCGAACCGGGCGATCCCGGCGCACTGGCGAGAGCGATCCGATGGATGCTGGAGCATCCCGAGGAACGCCGGCGTATGGGCAAGCTGGCGATGGAGCGGGTGAGGGATCATTTTCGGATCGAGACGACGGTCAAGAAAATATTGGAATTTTATCCGAACATCATCGTCAACAAAAAAGCCCACTGA